In a genomic window of Wyeomyia smithii strain HCP4-BCI-WySm-NY-G18 chromosome 1, ASM2978416v1, whole genome shotgun sequence:
- the LOC129716771 gene encoding probable serine/threonine-protein kinase dyrk1, translating to MAYEFPKADALQCIPEFNGSKDELEAFLYHVQHFADEIPENEPQTALIYVVLLKLKGKAAAALPRIRAVTWPAVKRNLIKEFGTVQAIEVVIKQIETLRQEPNEEFNSYKRRASDIKELLDVYEDGGGNSAMEKSLRLHFIGGLRNNHLKQMARGKRNLSLDGLIEFLEEQCEECEQLADIENRMRGLDLLERQQGAQGRRWPSSPPNNNARQRENSNGNRPYQNNFNSQNNNNQRRDNNFRRENDQGANYATNARDNGGRQNFENNERYWRQNSENYPGPPPANRNNRNQNRDSPRYDNYDQNNQRNNNYSRENQRQNNGWNRNTRGSPPWNGIVNNRASQDWRYEPGYALNREHNNSNNVNGPRAGTSGSNNYHTNSHGYNGGYNQSGQYYNQHQQPKN from the coding sequence ATGGCTTATGAATTTCCAAAAGCCGATGCATTGCAATGCATCCCCGAATTTAATGGGTCTAAGGACGAGCTAGAGGCGTTCCTCTACCACGTTCAACATTTCGCAGACGAGATTCCCGAGAATGAACCCCAGACTGCATTAATATAtgtagttttattaaaattaaaaggcAAGGCTGCAGCAGCATTGCCACGAATTAGGGCAGTAACCTGGCCAGCAGTCAAGCGAAATCTGATAAAAGAATTCGGGACTGTGCAGGCGATAGAAGTTGTGATAAAGCAAATTGAGACGTTACGACAGGAGCCAAACGAAGAATTTAACTCATACAAAAGACGCGCTTCAGATATAAAAGAGTTATTAGATGTATATGAAGACGGTGGAGGTAACTCCGCCATGGAAAAAAGTCTCCGATTGCACTTCATAGGAGGTTTAAGAAATAATCACTTGAAACAGATGGCCCGTGGCAAGCGAAATTTGAGCTTGGATGGACTTATAGAATTTTTAGAAGAACAGTGCGAGGAATGTGAGCAGCTCGCTGACATAGAAAACAGAATGCGTGGTCTCGATTTACTCGAGCGGCAGCAAGGCGCGCAAGGAAGACGGTGGCCATCTAGCCCGCCGAACAATAACGCTCGCCAAAGAGAAAATTCGAATGGTAATAGACCTtatcaaaacaatttcaatagccAGAACAATAACAATCAACGGCGAGACAATAATTTTCGCCGCGAAAATGATCAAGGGGCTAATTACGCAACAAATGCTCGCGATAACGGTGGgcgacaaaattttgaaaataatgagCGTTATTGGAGACAAAATTCAGAAAATTATCCAGGACCGCCACCGGCAAATAGAaataacagaaatcaaaatAGGGACAGCCCGAGGTATGACAATTACGACCAAAATAATCAGAGAAACAACAACTATTCTCGAGAAAATCAAAGACAAAATAATGGGTGGAACCGCAACACACGCGGGTCGCCACCATGGAACGGGATAGTTAACAATCGCGCGTCACAGGATTGGCGATACGAGCCAGGGTACGCATTAAATCGGGAACATAATAATAGCAACAATGTGAATGGTCCCAGAGCAGGAACATCTGGTAGCAATAATTACCATACTAACAGTCACGGCTACAATGGCGGTTATAATCAGTCGGGCCAATATTATAATCAACACCAGCAACCAAAAAACTGA